A genome region from Nocardioides cynanchi includes the following:
- a CDS encoding GNAT family N-acetyltransferase, which produces MEIDSLAYRTDLAMLELSGSTVTDRGGYLVVRTPDNPTFWWGNHLLLPHAPRDAEEANGWVTTFEREFPEARHRTFGVDGTTGELADLAAFAALGMETEVLSVMTATEVHPPPHPNTEAAVRTLVSDDDWSQQVELSMVGEEFGYNRAFCTARTAAERSLVEQGYGAWWGAFDGATLLASLGLFTASPGLARFQHVKTHPDSRGRGLAGTLVHRASRYGFEELGARTLVMVADPDYLAIRIYRSVGFADTERQLQVTRQPPHD; this is translated from the coding sequence ATGGAGATCGACTCGCTGGCCTACCGCACCGACCTCGCGATGCTCGAGCTCTCCGGCAGCACCGTCACCGACCGCGGCGGCTACCTGGTGGTGCGGACGCCGGACAACCCGACCTTCTGGTGGGGCAACCACCTGCTGCTCCCCCACGCACCCCGCGACGCGGAGGAGGCGAACGGGTGGGTGACGACGTTCGAGCGGGAGTTCCCCGAGGCCCGGCATCGCACCTTCGGTGTCGACGGTACGACGGGTGAGCTCGCCGACCTCGCGGCCTTCGCCGCGCTCGGCATGGAGACCGAGGTGCTCAGCGTGATGACCGCGACGGAGGTACACCCGCCTCCGCACCCCAACACCGAGGCGGCCGTCCGGACCCTGGTCTCCGACGACGACTGGTCCCAGCAGGTCGAGCTCAGCATGGTCGGCGAGGAGTTCGGCTACAACCGCGCCTTCTGCACCGCCCGGACCGCGGCCGAGCGGAGCCTGGTCGAGCAGGGGTACGGCGCGTGGTGGGGCGCGTTCGACGGCGCGACGCTGCTCGCCTCGCTCGGGCTCTTCACCGCCTCCCCCGGCCTGGCCCGCTTCCAGCACGTGAAGACCCACCCCGACTCCCGCGGCCGCGGCCTTGCCGGCACCCTCGTGCACCGCGCCAGCCGCTACGGCTTCGAGGAGCTCGGCGCCCGCACGCTGGTGATGGTCGCCGATCCGGACTACCTCGCGATCCGGATCTACCGGTCCGTCGGCTTCGCCGACACCGAGCGCCAGCTCCAGGTCACCCGCCAGCCGCCCCACGACTGA
- a CDS encoding DUF3105 domain-containing protein, whose product MPNPSARRAVVGILAVLLLAGIGYQIYRIQKPSHGGDPGNDIPQLASVQTFDYAGGDHTSDPVTYAQTPPAGGPHDPAWEDCGAYPQPVRNENAVHALEHGTVWVTYRPGLAAADVAALTSALHAVKSGKTILSPYDGLPAPVVVTVWDAQLDLTGADDPRLATFLGFYGDGHTAPEPNASCAGGVHALAGR is encoded by the coding sequence GTGCCCAACCCCTCCGCCCGCCGTGCCGTCGTCGGGATCCTCGCCGTCCTGCTGCTGGCCGGGATCGGCTACCAGATCTACCGGATCCAGAAGCCGTCGCACGGAGGCGACCCCGGCAACGACATCCCCCAGCTCGCGTCGGTGCAGACCTTCGACTACGCGGGTGGGGATCACACCAGCGACCCGGTCACCTACGCCCAGACCCCTCCGGCCGGCGGCCCCCACGACCCGGCCTGGGAGGACTGCGGCGCCTACCCGCAGCCGGTCCGCAACGAGAACGCCGTGCACGCCCTCGAGCACGGCACGGTCTGGGTCACCTACCGGCCCGGGCTCGCGGCGGCCGACGTCGCCGCGCTGACCTCCGCCCTGCACGCAGTGAAGAGCGGCAAGACCATCCTCTCGCCGTACGACGGCCTGCCGGCGCCCGTGGTGGTCACGGTGTGGGACGCCCAGCTCGACCTCACCGGTGCCGACGACCCCCGCCTGGCGACGTTCCTCGGGTTCTACGGCGACGGCCACACCGCCCCGGAGCCGAACGCCTCGTGTGCGGGAGGCGTGCACGCCCTGGCGGGACGTTGA
- a CDS encoding SigE family RNA polymerase sigma factor — MSAGRDDFEAFVAARYDALLRTAYLLTGDHHDAEDLLQQSLVKAVGAWGRIVGDPEPYVRTILVRQNVSRWRRRRWREVHTDLVPDRAEQDDGAEDRMQLQQALALLAPRQRAVIVLRYYEDLTEAQTAEALGIAVGTVKSQARDALKRLRESVPDLAEELVSP; from the coding sequence GTGTCAGCCGGCCGTGACGACTTCGAGGCGTTCGTGGCCGCGCGGTACGACGCGCTGCTGCGCACGGCGTACCTCCTGACCGGCGACCACCACGACGCCGAGGACCTGCTCCAGCAGTCGCTGGTGAAGGCGGTCGGCGCGTGGGGCCGGATCGTCGGGGACCCGGAGCCCTACGTGCGCACGATCCTGGTCCGGCAGAACGTCTCGCGCTGGCGGCGGCGGCGCTGGCGGGAGGTGCACACCGACCTGGTGCCCGACCGGGCGGAGCAGGACGACGGCGCCGAGGACCGGATGCAGCTGCAGCAGGCGCTGGCCCTGCTGGCGCCCCGCCAGCGCGCGGTGATCGTGCTGCGCTACTACGAGGACCTCACCGAGGCCCAGACCGCGGAGGCGCTCGGCATCGCGGTCGGTACGGTGAAGTCCCAGGCGCGTGATGCCCTGAAGCGGCTGCGGGAGAGCGTCCCCGACCTCGCCGAGGAGCTGGTGTCGCCCTGA
- a CDS encoding sulfite exporter TauE/SafE family protein, with translation MADLSWQVVVIVGLVAAVGAFVQAVVGLGLGLLTAPVAALLAPSLVPALPLWLALLISGLMLAGERAHVDWRAIGWSLPARVPGTVLGAWLVGSFTESQIGVALAVMVLVAVALSSMRNLVVPLNPASLAIAGFVAGASGTATSIGGPPIALLFQRERPEVVRATLSVFFFVGVLISLSGLALSGSLDRTASLLALALAPGVVLGFLVGSVSRDRIDADGFRRAVLVVCTISALALLVRSLV, from the coding sequence TTGGCCGATCTCTCCTGGCAGGTCGTCGTCATCGTCGGTCTGGTGGCCGCCGTGGGTGCCTTCGTCCAGGCCGTCGTCGGCCTCGGGCTCGGGCTGCTCACCGCTCCGGTCGCTGCCCTGCTCGCACCGTCGCTGGTGCCGGCCCTGCCGCTGTGGCTGGCGCTGCTGATCTCCGGGCTGATGCTCGCGGGGGAGCGGGCGCACGTGGACTGGCGGGCGATCGGCTGGTCGCTGCCGGCGCGGGTGCCGGGGACGGTGCTCGGCGCGTGGCTGGTCGGATCGTTCACCGAGTCCCAGATCGGGGTCGCCCTGGCGGTGATGGTGCTGGTCGCGGTGGCGCTGTCGTCGATGCGCAACCTCGTCGTACCCCTCAACCCGGCCAGCCTGGCGATCGCGGGCTTCGTCGCCGGCGCATCGGGCACGGCCACCTCGATCGGCGGCCCGCCGATCGCGCTGCTGTTCCAGCGCGAGCGGCCCGAGGTCGTGCGGGCCACCCTGTCGGTCTTCTTCTTCGTCGGGGTGCTGATCAGCCTGAGCGGACTGGCGCTCTCCGGCTCCCTGGACCGGACCGCGTCCCTGCTCGCGCTGGCCCTGGCCCCGGGCGTGGTGCTCGGCTTCCTGGTCGGCAGCGTCTCCCGTGACCGGATCGACGCCGACGGCTTCCGACGCGCCGTCCTGGTGGTCTGCACGATCTCGGCCCTCGCCCTGCTGGTCCGTTCCCTGGTCTGA
- a CDS encoding XdhC family protein, giving the protein MAEREQPWSDDRPELGRILVLTANPISAAVEAIATAAGREVVVLAEDDGGPGLASLAPAEGDAVLLCDHDAPDAPQFLRDALASPASYVAMMASRGRAARIKEELAGAPGLDKLHVPAGHDLGGKGPGEIALSVVAEIVAESYGRPGGSLRG; this is encoded by the coding sequence ATGGCAGAGCGCGAGCAACCCTGGTCCGACGACCGGCCCGAGCTCGGACGGATCCTGGTGCTCACCGCCAACCCGATCTCTGCTGCCGTCGAGGCGATCGCCACGGCCGCGGGCCGCGAGGTGGTCGTGCTTGCCGAGGACGACGGTGGCCCCGGCCTCGCCTCCCTGGCCCCGGCCGAGGGAGACGCGGTGCTGCTCTGCGACCACGACGCGCCCGACGCACCGCAGTTCCTGCGCGACGCGCTCGCCTCGCCCGCGTCGTACGTCGCGATGATGGCTAGCCGCGGTCGCGCCGCGCGGATCAAGGAGGAGCTCGCCGGCGCGCCGGGGCTGGACAAGCTCCACGTCCCGGCCGGCCACGACCTCGGCGGCAAGGGGCCCGGCGAGATCGCGCTGTCGGTCGTGGCCGAGATCGTGGCGGAGTCCTACGGCAGGCCCGGTGGTTCCCTCCGTGGCTGA
- a CDS encoding secondary thiamine-phosphate synthase enzyme YjbQ: MRSETLRVHTGGRETVHDLTRECAEFVAAYDGSASGLLHVFVPHATAGIAILETGAGSDDDLLAALADLLPADDRWRHRHGSAGHGRSHVMPALIPPYATVPVVDGRLALGTWQSICLVDLNVDNPDREVRLSFLEG; this comes from the coding sequence ATGCGCTCTGAGACCCTGCGCGTCCACACCGGTGGCCGCGAGACGGTGCACGACCTCACCCGCGAGTGCGCGGAGTTCGTCGCGGCGTACGACGGGTCGGCGTCGGGTCTGCTGCACGTCTTCGTGCCGCACGCGACTGCCGGGATCGCGATCCTCGAGACCGGCGCTGGATCCGACGACGACCTGCTGGCGGCACTGGCCGACCTGCTGCCGGCCGACGACCGCTGGCGGCACCGGCACGGCTCCGCGGGGCACGGTCGGTCCCACGTGATGCCGGCACTGATCCCGCCGTACGCGACCGTCCCGGTGGTGGACGGGCGGCTGGCCCTCGGCACCTGGCAGAGCATCTGCCTGGTCGACCTCAACGTGGACAACCCCGACCGTGAGGTCCGGCTGTCGTTTCTGGAAGGGTGA
- a CDS encoding ABC transporter ATP-binding protein, with protein sequence MITVDSLTKTYGGFTAVDDVSFRAEPGRVTGFLGPNGAGKSTTMRILVGLTPASSGTATVLGRRYADLPNPGREIGVLLDASAQHAGRTGREILTLAQRTMRVPGDRVDEMLDLVSLTPTEAGRRVRDYSLGMRQRLGIATALIGDPEVLVLDEPANGLDPAGIRWMRDLLRGFANRGGTVLLSSHLLHEIEVVADDLVVIGNGRIVASGTKGELLASAGTFAAAADVPTLSAALTAAGHTATPGLGGIRTDAEAAEVGRVALAAGVPLTELRPADGAGLEEMFLELTADNAREDVAA encoded by the coding sequence ATGATCACAGTTGACTCACTCACCAAGACCTACGGCGGGTTCACCGCCGTCGACGACGTGTCGTTCCGGGCCGAGCCCGGCCGCGTCACCGGCTTCCTCGGCCCCAACGGCGCCGGGAAGTCCACCACGATGCGGATCCTCGTCGGGCTGACCCCGGCCTCGTCGGGAACCGCCACGGTCCTCGGCCGCCGGTACGCCGACCTGCCGAACCCGGGCCGGGAGATCGGGGTCCTCCTCGACGCCTCCGCCCAGCACGCGGGCCGGACCGGACGCGAGATCCTGACCCTCGCCCAGCGCACCATGCGGGTCCCCGGGGACCGCGTCGACGAGATGCTCGACCTGGTCAGCCTGACGCCGACCGAGGCCGGTCGCCGGGTGCGCGACTACTCGCTCGGGATGCGGCAGCGCCTGGGCATCGCCACCGCCCTGATCGGTGACCCCGAGGTCCTGGTCCTGGACGAGCCCGCCAACGGTCTCGACCCGGCCGGCATCAGGTGGATGCGCGACCTGCTGCGCGGCTTCGCCAACCGGGGCGGCACCGTGCTGCTCTCGTCGCACCTGTTGCACGAGATCGAGGTCGTCGCCGACGACCTCGTCGTGATCGGGAACGGCCGGATCGTGGCGTCGGGCACCAAGGGCGAGCTGCTGGCCTCGGCCGGCACCTTCGCCGCGGCGGCGGACGTACCGACGCTGTCCGCTGCCCTCACCGCCGCCGGCCACACGGCCACACCGGGCCTCGGAGGCATCCGTACCGACGCCGAGGCAGCCGAGGTCGGGCGTGTCGCGCTCGCGGCCGGCGTACCCCTGACCGAGCTGCGCCCCGCCGACGGGGCCGGCCTCGAGGAGATGTTCCTCGAGCTCACCGCAGACAACGCACGAGAGGACGTAGCAGCATGA
- a CDS encoding ABC transporter permease encodes MSTATTTTEAAVIDGRAVERSEAGDRHAPIPFRTVAGVELRKMFDTRSGFWLMVGIAATGLIATVAVVLFSSDAGLTYDSFAGAVGVPMTILLPVLAILSVTGEWSQRAGLTTFTLVPHRGRVIRAKLAVTLAVGLASMAVALAIGAVGNVVGSNLAGVDTTWDLGPTAIAYIVGADLLGMLVGFMLGVVTRNSAAAIVGYFVYWFVFPTLSMLLAANNAWFEKAQPWLDFGFKQNSMYDGGFTTQDWAQLALTGSVWLLLPLAFGVWKLLRSEVK; translated from the coding sequence ATGAGCACCGCAACCACCACCACTGAGGCGGCCGTGATCGACGGCCGCGCCGTCGAGAGATCCGAGGCGGGCGACCGCCACGCACCCATCCCGTTCCGGACGGTGGCCGGTGTCGAGCTGCGCAAGATGTTCGACACCCGGTCCGGCTTCTGGCTGATGGTCGGCATCGCCGCCACCGGCCTGATCGCGACCGTCGCCGTCGTCCTGTTCTCCTCCGACGCGGGGCTCACCTACGACAGCTTCGCGGGCGCCGTCGGCGTCCCGATGACGATCCTGCTCCCGGTGCTGGCGATCCTGTCGGTCACCGGCGAGTGGAGCCAGCGGGCGGGTCTGACGACGTTCACCCTCGTGCCGCACCGCGGACGGGTGATCCGCGCCAAGCTGGCCGTCACCCTCGCCGTCGGGCTCGCCTCGATGGCGGTGGCCCTGGCCATCGGCGCCGTCGGCAACGTCGTCGGCAGCAACCTGGCCGGCGTCGACACCACCTGGGACCTCGGACCCACCGCCATCGCCTACATCGTCGGCGCCGACCTCCTCGGCATGCTGGTCGGCTTCATGCTCGGTGTCGTCACCCGCAACTCCGCGGCGGCGATCGTCGGCTACTTCGTCTACTGGTTCGTGTTCCCGACCCTGTCGATGCTGCTGGCCGCCAACAACGCGTGGTTCGAGAAGGCCCAGCCCTGGCTCGACTTCGGCTTCAAGCAGAACTCGATGTACGACGGCGGGTTCACCACCCAGGACTGGGCCCAGCTGGCGCTGACCGGGTCCGTGTGGCTCCTCCTGCCGCTCGCGTTCGGGGTCTGGAAGCTGCTGCGCAGCGAGGTCAAGTAG
- a CDS encoding SigE family RNA polymerase sigma factor, whose amino-acid sequence MSDLDGGQRGFEEFVAARRGALLRTAYLLTGSHHDAEDLVQTTLLRVVPKWGRISTSPEAYVRKVLARESVTRWRGRRWRERSTAHLPEPTATEPTDDRMALRDALATLSPRQRAVLVLRYYDDLTEPATAEVLGISVGTVKSHARDGLARLRELAPHLLTEGEDAVAVGQD is encoded by the coding sequence GTGTCCGACCTTGACGGTGGTCAGCGCGGCTTCGAGGAGTTCGTCGCCGCGCGCCGCGGCGCCCTGCTGCGTACGGCGTACCTCCTGACCGGGAGCCACCACGACGCCGAGGACCTCGTACAGACGACCCTGCTGCGCGTCGTCCCGAAGTGGGGCCGGATCTCGACCAGCCCCGAGGCCTACGTCCGCAAGGTCCTCGCCCGCGAGAGCGTGACGCGGTGGCGCGGCCGCCGCTGGCGCGAGCGCTCGACCGCCCACCTGCCCGAACCCACGGCGACGGAGCCGACCGACGACCGGATGGCTCTGCGCGACGCCCTGGCCACGCTGTCGCCGCGCCAGCGGGCCGTCCTGGTACTGCGCTACTACGACGACCTCACCGAGCCCGCGACCGCCGAGGTGCTGGGCATCTCGGTCGGGACCGTGAAGTCGCACGCCCGCGACGGCCTGGCCCGGCTGCGCGAGCTCGCCCCGCACCTGCTGACCGAGGGTGAGGACGCCGTGGCCGTGGGCCAGGACTGA
- a CDS encoding aconitate hydratase encodes MASKDSFGAKGALEVGEQSYQIYRLSAVTGDGVEDGAVDSLPFSLKVLLENLLRTEDGADITADDIRALAGWDPEADPDKEIQFTPARVIMQDFTGVPCIVDLATMREAMAELGGDATKINPLAPAELVIDHSVIADVFGTAGAFERNVEIEYERNEERYQFLRWGQDAFDDFKVVPPGTGIVHQVNIEHLARVAFTREIDGELTAYPDTCVGTDSHTTMVNGIGVVGWGVGGIEAEAAMLGQPVSMLIPRVVGFKLSGDLPEGSTATDLVLTITEMLRRHGVVGKFVEFYGEGVTVLPVANRATIGNMSPEFGSTIAVFPIDEQTISYLRLTGRPEEQLALVEAYAREQGLWHDPTDSAYREPRYSERLELDLSTVVPSLAGPKRPQDRVEVTGAKEAFRGALADYVSGDEQQEQGYDEAVAESFPASDSPSHAEGNGAPSKPSAAPRDGGRPSNPVTVTIDGQEVEVDHGAVAIAAITSCTNTSNPSVMIAAALLAKNAVDKGLERKPWVKTTLAPGSKVVSDYYERAGLTPYLDKLGFNLVGYGCTTCIGNSGPLIPEVSDAVNQADLAVVSVLSGNRNFEGRINPDVKMNYLASPPLVVAYALAGSMDVDLFGDPLGQDQDGNDVFLKDIWPSPAEVERVIGEAITSEMFTDDYADVFAGDQRWRDLPTPEGDTFAWAEDSTYVRKPPYFDGMPDEPEPVTDIEGARVLLKLGDSVTTDHISPAGAIKKDSPAGTYLAEHGVEQRDFNSYGSRRGNHEVMIRGTFANIRLRNQLAPGTEGGVTRDFTAGGEVTSVYEASQHYQAEGIPLVVLAGKEYGSGSSRDWAAKGTALLGVKAVIAESYERIHRSNLIGMGVLPLQFPGGKTADDMGLTGEETISISGITELNDGTTPRTVTVKVESADGERSDEFEATVRIDTPGEASYYRNGGIMQFVLRNLLRA; translated from the coding sequence ATGGCGAGCAAGGACAGCTTCGGAGCCAAGGGCGCGCTCGAGGTCGGGGAGCAGAGCTACCAGATCTACCGGCTGTCCGCGGTCACCGGTGACGGGGTCGAGGACGGCGCGGTCGACAGCCTGCCGTTCTCCCTCAAGGTGCTGCTGGAGAACCTCCTGCGCACCGAGGACGGCGCCGACATCACCGCCGACGACATCCGCGCCCTGGCGGGCTGGGACCCCGAGGCCGACCCGGACAAGGAGATCCAGTTCACCCCGGCGCGGGTGATCATGCAGGACTTCACCGGGGTGCCGTGCATCGTCGACCTGGCCACCATGCGCGAGGCAATGGCCGAGCTCGGCGGCGACGCGACGAAGATCAACCCGCTGGCGCCCGCCGAGCTGGTCATCGACCACTCGGTGATCGCCGACGTCTTCGGCACCGCGGGCGCCTTCGAGCGCAACGTCGAGATCGAGTACGAGCGCAACGAGGAGCGCTACCAGTTCCTGCGTTGGGGCCAGGACGCGTTCGACGACTTCAAGGTCGTCCCGCCCGGCACCGGCATCGTCCACCAGGTCAACATCGAGCACCTCGCCCGCGTCGCCTTCACCCGTGAGATCGACGGAGAGCTCACGGCGTACCCCGACACCTGCGTCGGCACCGACTCCCACACCACGATGGTCAACGGCATCGGCGTGGTCGGTTGGGGCGTCGGCGGGATCGAGGCCGAGGCCGCGATGCTCGGCCAGCCGGTCAGCATGCTGATCCCGCGCGTGGTCGGCTTCAAGCTCTCCGGCGACCTGCCCGAGGGCTCGACCGCGACCGACCTGGTGCTGACGATCACCGAGATGCTGCGTCGGCACGGCGTGGTCGGGAAGTTCGTGGAGTTCTACGGCGAGGGAGTCACCGTGCTCCCCGTCGCCAACCGCGCCACCATCGGCAACATGAGCCCGGAGTTCGGCTCCACCATCGCGGTCTTCCCGATCGACGAGCAGACGATCAGCTACCTGCGCCTGACCGGCCGGCCGGAGGAGCAGCTGGCCCTGGTCGAGGCCTATGCACGAGAACAAGGCCTCTGGCACGATCCCACGGACTCGGCTTACCGGGAGCCGCGCTACAGCGAGCGGCTCGAGCTCGACCTGTCGACCGTCGTACCGTCCCTGGCCGGGCCCAAGCGTCCTCAGGACCGGGTCGAGGTCACCGGCGCCAAGGAGGCCTTCCGGGGAGCGCTGGCCGACTACGTCAGCGGTGACGAGCAGCAGGAGCAGGGGTACGACGAGGCGGTCGCCGAGTCCTTCCCGGCCTCCGACTCGCCCAGCCACGCCGAGGGCAACGGCGCGCCGAGCAAGCCGTCCGCGGCTCCGCGCGACGGCGGCCGCCCGAGCAACCCGGTCACCGTCACCATCGACGGCCAGGAGGTCGAGGTCGACCACGGGGCCGTGGCCATCGCCGCGATCACGTCGTGCACCAACACGTCCAACCCGAGCGTGATGATCGCCGCCGCGCTGCTCGCCAAGAACGCCGTCGACAAGGGCCTCGAGCGCAAGCCGTGGGTGAAGACCACCCTGGCGCCCGGCTCGAAGGTGGTCAGCGACTACTACGAGCGGGCCGGGCTCACGCCGTACCTCGACAAGCTGGGGTTCAACCTCGTCGGCTACGGGTGTACGACGTGCATCGGCAACTCGGGCCCGCTCATCCCCGAGGTGAGCGACGCGGTCAACCAGGCGGACCTGGCCGTGGTCAGCGTGCTGTCTGGCAACCGGAACTTCGAGGGCCGGATCAACCCCGACGTGAAGATGAACTACCTGGCGTCGCCGCCGCTGGTGGTGGCCTACGCGCTGGCCGGCTCGATGGACGTCGACCTGTTCGGTGACCCGCTGGGTCAGGACCAGGACGGCAACGACGTCTTCCTCAAGGACATCTGGCCGTCGCCGGCCGAGGTCGAGCGGGTGATCGGCGAGGCGATCACCTCGGAGATGTTCACCGACGACTACGCCGACGTCTTCGCCGGCGACCAGCGCTGGCGCGACCTGCCGACGCCGGAGGGCGACACGTTCGCCTGGGCCGAGGACTCGACGTACGTCCGGAAGCCGCCGTACTTCGACGGCATGCCGGACGAGCCGGAGCCGGTCACCGACATCGAGGGCGCCCGGGTGCTGCTGAAGCTGGGCGACTCGGTGACCACCGACCACATCAGCCCGGCCGGGGCGATCAAGAAGGACAGCCCGGCCGGCACCTACCTCGCCGAGCACGGTGTCGAGCAGCGGGACTTCAACTCCTACGGCTCGCGGCGCGGCAACCACGAGGTGATGATCCGCGGCACCTTCGCCAACATCAGGCTGCGCAACCAGCTGGCGCCGGGCACCGAGGGCGGGGTCACCCGTGACTTCACGGCGGGTGGCGAGGTGACGTCGGTCTACGAGGCGAGCCAGCACTACCAGGCCGAGGGCATCCCGCTCGTCGTGCTCGCGGGCAAGGAGTACGGCTCCGGCTCGTCGCGAGACTGGGCCGCCAAGGGCACCGCGCTGCTCGGGGTGAAGGCCGTGATCGCGGAGTCCTACGAGCGGATCCACCGGTCCAACCTGATCGGCATGGGCGTGCTGCCGCTGCAGTTCCCCGGTGGCAAGACCGCCGACGACATGGGCCTGACCGGCGAGGAGACGATCTCGATCTCCGGCATCACCGAGCTGAACGACGGCACCACGCCGCGCACGGTCACCGTCAAGGTCGAGTCGGCCGACGGCGAGCGCTCCGACGAGTTCGAGGCGACCGTCCGCATCGACACCCCCGGCGAGGCGTCGTACTACCGCAACGGCGGGATCATGCAGTTCGTCCTGCGCAACCTGCTCCGCGCCTGA
- a CDS encoding MFS transporter — protein MTGDEDFPTRSFRLYWRAEAVSSFGTYITLLALQTLVVLTLHGSAAQVGWLNAARWLPFLVLGVVVGAVVDRHPRRPVMIATDLAQAVLLALVPLLWWLHRLTFPALLAVVLGYGTASVIHGAAEMAFLPRLVERRHLQRAHARIDGADAVAMSAGPALGGLLVGLLGAPVAVLADAASYVVSAVTLGRISVAEPASRQGASARDLVLEIRDGIRWIYRESDLVTLSLTTHGWFVGNAVVGVVLAPYALRTLSLTPFEFGIVGALGGLGALLGAGVTTRVGLWLGTGRTIIVCRAISTAGVLVMVTAAGSGREWTSLAVLGAGQGLYGLAMGLSNSHEMSFRQLVTPDELQARTNTTLRSLNRAVMVVVAPLAGLAADAWGIRPALLLAALVFAIVTLALAASSFRTVRAPA, from the coding sequence ATGACCGGCGACGAGGACTTCCCCACCCGGTCGTTCCGGCTGTACTGGCGCGCCGAGGCCGTCTCGTCGTTCGGCACCTACATCACCCTGCTCGCCCTGCAGACCTTGGTGGTCCTGACCCTGCACGGCTCGGCCGCCCAGGTCGGGTGGCTGAACGCGGCCCGGTGGCTGCCCTTCCTGGTGCTCGGGGTCGTGGTCGGCGCCGTGGTCGACCGGCACCCGCGACGGCCGGTCATGATCGCCACCGACCTCGCGCAGGCCGTCCTGCTGGCGCTGGTCCCTCTGCTGTGGTGGCTGCACCGGCTGACCTTCCCCGCGCTCCTGGCCGTGGTGCTCGGCTACGGGACCGCCTCGGTGATCCACGGCGCCGCCGAGATGGCCTTCCTGCCCCGGCTGGTCGAGCGCCGGCACCTGCAGCGCGCCCACGCGCGCATCGACGGCGCGGACGCCGTGGCGATGAGCGCCGGACCGGCCCTGGGCGGGCTGCTGGTGGGCCTCCTGGGCGCGCCGGTCGCCGTCCTCGCGGACGCCGCGTCGTACGTCGTCTCGGCGGTCACCCTGGGCCGGATCTCGGTGGCTGAGCCGGCGTCGCGGCAGGGCGCCTCGGCCCGCGACCTCGTGCTCGAGATCCGCGACGGCATCCGCTGGATCTACCGCGAGTCGGACCTGGTCACCCTGTCCCTGACCACCCACGGATGGTTCGTGGGCAACGCGGTGGTCGGGGTGGTGCTGGCTCCCTACGCGCTGCGGACGTTGAGCCTGACCCCGTTCGAGTTCGGGATCGTCGGCGCCCTCGGTGGGCTCGGGGCGCTCCTCGGCGCCGGCGTCACCACCCGGGTCGGACTCTGGCTCGGGACCGGGCGCACGATCATCGTCTGCCGCGCGATCTCGACCGCGGGGGTGCTGGTGATGGTGACCGCGGCCGGCAGCGGCCGGGAGTGGACCTCGCTGGCGGTCCTCGGTGCCGGCCAGGGTCTGTACGGCCTCGCCATGGGCCTGAGCAACTCGCACGAGATGAGCTTCCGGCAGCTGGTCACGCCCGACGAGCTCCAGGCCCGGACCAACACCACGCTGCGCTCCCTCAACCGGGCGGTGATGGTGGTCGTCGCCCCACTGGCCGGGCTCGCGGCCGACGCCTGGGGCATCCGGCCGGCACTGCTCCTCGCCGCTCTGGTCTTCGCGATCGTGACCCTCGCCCTCGCGGCCTCGTCGTTCCGCACCGTCCGCGCTCCGGCGTGA
- a CDS encoding phosphotransferase enzyme family protein, translated as MTTKSDDGPTASAEREIDALRPIEIVGDVVRRPAQAWTPTVHAFLRHLRSAGLDCVPEPIGIDAEIETLGYLPGASGRDGWFASHSLDGLTSAARLLRRIHDASVGWVPPVEAVWAALPTSGQAADGAETVLCHGDPGPWNFVWDGERAVGLIDWDFLHPGSRLDDVAYALRWFAPARSDEHALDWHHFPEVPDRRERIKAFLTAYGDLPAFDRVEAIARRMEATMAVERAFAEAGVEPQRTWVAEGHLDDQAAEVAWVHAHRALLE; from the coding sequence ATGACGACGAAGTCGGACGACGGCCCGACCGCGTCTGCCGAGCGGGAGATCGACGCGCTGAGGCCGATCGAGATCGTCGGCGACGTCGTACGACGTCCGGCGCAGGCGTGGACCCCGACGGTGCACGCCTTCCTGCGTCACCTGCGCTCGGCCGGGCTCGACTGCGTGCCCGAACCGATCGGCATCGACGCGGAGATCGAGACCCTCGGCTACCTACCGGGCGCGTCCGGGCGGGACGGCTGGTTCGCCTCGCACTCGCTGGACGGCCTGACCTCGGCGGCACGGCTGCTCCGCCGCATCCACGACGCGTCGGTCGGCTGGGTGCCGCCGGTCGAGGCGGTCTGGGCGGCGCTCCCGACGTCCGGCCAGGCAGCCGACGGGGCGGAGACGGTGCTCTGCCACGGCGACCCCGGGCCGTGGAACTTCGTCTGGGACGGCGAGCGGGCGGTCGGCCTGATCGACTGGGACTTCCTGCACCCCGGGTCGCGCCTCGACGACGTGGCCTACGCGCTGCGGTGGTTCGCGCCGGCCCGCAGCGACGAGCACGCCCTGGACTGGCACCACTTCCCGGAGGTGCCGGACCGGCGCGAGCGGATCAAGGCGTTCCTGACGGCGTACGGCGACCTCCCGGCGTTCGACCGGGTCGAGGCCATCGCCCGCCGGATGGAGGCGACGATGGCCGTCGAGCGGGCGTTCGCCGAGGCGGGCGTCGAGCCGCAACGCACCTGGGTCGCCGAGGGGCATCTGGACGACCAGGCCGCCGAGGTCGCCTGGGTGCACGCGCACCGGGCCCTGTTGGAGTGA